Below is a window of Haloterrigena alkaliphila DNA.
ACGGCGTCGGCGAGGAGTTGCTCGAACTCGTCTCGGTCGGCGGCGTGGGCCGCAAGCGCGCCCGCCGGCTCTACGAGCGGGGCATCGAGGAGCCCGCCGACCTCCGGAGCGCCGACAAGAGCGTGATCCTCGGCGCGCTGAAAGGGAAGAAAACCGCCGAGAACATCCTCGAGAACGCCGGCCGCGAAGACCCCTCGATGGACGGCGTCGAGGCGGCCGAGGGAGACGCCGACGCCGGCGCCGTGACGACCGCCTCGAGCGAAGCCGGCGAGACGGACGACGCGGACGACGGCCAGTCGAGCCTGGGTGACTTCTGATGGAACTTCTGGAGTGTTCCCTCTCGATCGACGACCTCGACGCGTTCGTCGCCGATCTGGGCGAGATCGGGGAGCGCCACGGCGTGACGGTGCAGGCCTTCGACGCGCGCTACGTCGCCGACCGCGCCCACCTCGAGCGGGCCGTCGAACTGGCAGACCGCGCCGTCGCCCGCGGCGAGAACGTCGCCCGGGATCGGGCCGTCGAGATCCTGCTCTACGCCGCCGGCCGCCGGCAGATCGATCGCGCCCTCGAGATGGGCGTCGACGAGGGCGAGAATCGGGCCGTAATCCTCGTCGACGGCGGCGGTTCCACCGGAAACGAAGGGGGTCGCGACGGCGGTGACGCCGAGGCTGACGAGACGGCCGCGCTCGAGGACCTCGCCGACCTCGAGGCCGTCGTCGCGACCGGGCCGACCCTCGCGGAAGCCGACGAGGAAACGCTCTGCTCGTACTTCGAGATCACGGACGCCGAACGCGGGGCCACCGACGCCTCGCTATCGGCGCTGGTCCGCGAACGAGTGGCGTTGCTCGAGGTCGAGAAGTAGTCGCGGTACGAGGAGCGCTCACACCCCACCCTGACGAACCCCGTGCGGTGGCGCGTGCTGAGCGACAGTGAGCCGCTGGCGAACTGTCGCTCGAATGCACGCGAGGGATGAGCGAGCGCTCGGAGAGCGGGAGCGAATCGGTTGGGGAGGACGTGGAAATCCCCTGTGGCCACGTACGCAGAACACTCTTCTCCGCCCTCCTTCGGTTCGAGACGGAACCGAATCCGACCACATCGTAGCGTTCGACGCGAGAAACCCACCCGTCGACTCCGAATCGGCGCTATCCTCTTGTACGGGCACCTGATACGCCCTGCATGGCCACCCTCGAGAACCCCATCGAGATCGGCGGCGTACGGATCCCCAACCGGCTCTACCGGGCGCCGCTGCTCGAGTGTGCGGGCAACGGCCCCGACGCGGTCGATACCCTGATCGACGACCTCGAGCCGGCCGCCGAGTCGGGCGTCGGGCTCATCTGCCAGGGCGCGACGATCGTCCACGGCGACGGCGGCTGCGCCGCGCCGGGGATGACCCGCGTCCACGACCCAGAGTTCGTCTCGCGGCTCTCCCGCCTGACGCATCGCATCCACGATCACGGGAGCCGAATCTTCGTCCAACTCGAGCACGGCGGCCTGCGGAGCATGGAGACCTGGCACGCCGAGTACCGCCGGGAGCACCCCGACCTCCACCAACTCGCCGTCTCGCGGCCGCCGTGGCAGTTGCGCCTGTTCGATCGCCTCGGTTTCCTCTCCTACGACCCGCACGTCCTCTCGACCGACGAGGTGTACGACCTCGCGGCCGATTTCGGTCGCGCCGCCGCGTCCGCGGTCGACGCGGGTTACGACGGGATCCACCTCTCAGGAGCGAACATGGGAATCGTCCAGCAGTTCCTGTCGCCGTTCTACAACCGTCGGGACGACGAGTTCGGCGGCTCGCCGGAGGCCAGACTCGAGTTCCTCGCCGTCGTCCACGACGAGATCCGCGACCGGGCCGGGGACGTCCCATTGATGACCAAGGTGCCGGCGGAGACGCCGGCACCTCCGCGGCCGGTCGTTCGGCGGAAGCTGTCGCTCGAGGACGGCGTCGAGATCGCCCGCCGACTCGAAAAAATCGGCTACGACGCGGTCGTCCCCGTCCAGACGTCGGTCGTCTGGGACATGAGCATCGTCCGCGGGGAGTACCCCGATCGAGCGTGGTCGAACGAGCAGCTACGCGAGGCGTACGACGCGGCGTTCGGCGGCGCGACGCGCAGACGACTCGTCGCGCTGGGTAATTGGCTCGAGTCGCTGCAGTACGATTTCGAACCCGCGTGGAACGCGGACTTCTGTCGGCGCGTACGAGAGCGGGTGTCGATCCCCGTCCTCGCGGAGGGCGGGATCCGCGAACGGGCACGGATGGATCGGCTGCTGGGGGACTCGAGCGACGACACGGGAGATACTGATCGCGAACCGGCCTGCGACATGGTCGGCATGGCTCGCCCCTTCTACGCCGAACCGCGGCTAGGGGCGCGGCTGCTCGAGGACGAGTCCGCAACTGAGGGCGATGCTCGAACGAGCGAGGATCGACGCGTCCTCTGTGAGAGCTGTAACAACTGTACCGTGCCGCAGGTCACGGGCGCACCCGGAATTTGTCGGACGCCGGACGTGTTGCGGAAGCGCGGCGACCTCGAGCGCGAGGGCGCCTACGAGCGAGCCGAGTCGAAGTGAACCGGCTCAGGCCGTAACGGTAGTGGTCGTCAATTCCTCGAGCGTCTTCTCGACCGTGTAGTCCGGGGCTTCGACTCTGAATCGGGAATCGGTCGAGCCCGCGTAGTGGAGTTGCAGCGTGTACGAGCCGTCGTCGGCGATCGGCGCCGCTTCGCGCCGGTCGACGTCGACCTGCTCGAGCATGACCATCTCGCCGGCGTAGGCGACGTCGGACTGGCCGCGAATGCGGTAGGTTGCCCGGTCCTCCGATACTTCCGAGCCCGCGAGCGGATAACCGCGGTCGATCCACGCCTGAAAGCCGTCGTCGAGCGCGTACACCTCCTCGTAACCGTTGTCGATCAGGGACGCAGCGCGCAGTCCGGAGAGGTGGTGGGGACAGCCACAGTAGGTCACGATTCGGTCGTCCGTCGACCACTCCGCGATCGGGTCGTCCGAGCCCCCGTCCGGGGCGGGGCTCAGCGGCGCACCGACGATGTGTGCGTTCTCGTACTGGTTCGAACCGCGCGCATCCGCCACTCGCGCTTCCCGTCGCTGGTACCAGTAGAAGACGTCGGCAATCGGTGCCAGCGGAACCTCGGTTCCGTCGAACACCTTCGTCCGGTAGGCGCTGGTGTCGATCGACCGTTCTTCGGGGACCGACTCCGGTTCCGGACCGTACCCGTCGTTGTCACCGCTCTCACCGCCGCCACTCAGACACCCGGCGACGCTCGCGGCGGTGGCCGCGGCCCCTGTCACCAGAAACTGCCGTCGATTCATCGATGTACGGTAGGGATTCGACTTCAATATGGGTTCTGGTCGGGGAGTAGTCACTGCGGGACCCCTTCGTTTCGACTGGAGATCGAGAGACGGGGCTGCGGGATGCCTCGAATCGAAAAAACGGGAGGAGTAGTCCATGCTGGATTCGAACCAGCGTCGAAGCCCCCAGAAGGCTTCAGGATTGGCCGCTACCCTAATGGACTTGACATGTTCGCCGGTCTCGATTACCGACGACGTACCAGTCTGTAGTCTGGGTTCGTATTAGAGTGTTACGGACTCAGTCGGGATCGATATGAGGATGCATCTCAATCTATCCTCGTCTCTTACGGCGATTATCACGATGGGGGATCGGTGTGTTCCATTCGGTGGCAGTTCGCACAGAGAACAGAACATCGTTCAATCTCCGTGCGAATTCGCTCTTTCGCTCGGTCATCCGAGACCAATCTTGCGATAGTAGATTCCTTCTCATCGTTTCTGTGATGAAAATCTAAGCAGGCGAGATCCGACTCTCTACATCGTTCGCACCCTCCGATATCGCGTTTTCGGTCATGAATCCATCGTCGAGGCTCGCGTTGCGGTAGCTCGTAGTGTTCCTTGCGGTGACAATTCGCACAGAGAACGATACACTTCTCGACTTCGTCGCGAAGGGCGTCTTTTCCGTAGCCGAACGTAACCATGCGACCGACCGCCATCACTTTCGTCGTTTCGTCGGTATGATGGAAATCGAGACACGCCGGTGTATCGACTTCACACTGCGAACAGCCTCGTTTCACCTGATTGAGCCACGAACGAAGTCGAGATCGACGACGTAACGATCGTTCGGTATTCCACTCGACGTTTCGATAGTGCCACCGCTGGTCTACCGAGAGGTCCGTCCAAACGAGATCAGCGGGGAGATCGACGTCGTCCGACTTTGGCTTCACACGAGATCCAGTAGACGGAGCCGTTTCTAGCCCCGCTTTCTCCTTCGCATCGTTCCACCCGCCACACGCCCGAATAATCGTGGCAGAAGCCGGCGTCAATCCCAACTCCTCGTACTGCGCCTTCGTCGGCGACTCGCCGAGTCGCTCGGCGGCCTCCCGCAGCGCCTCGAGACAGTCCGCCTCCGTCGTCACACCCCCGTTG
It encodes the following:
- a CDS encoding homing endonuclease associated repeat-containing protein, whose amino-acid sequence is MTTEADCLEALREAAERLGESPTKAQYEELGLTPASATIIRACGGWNDAKEKAGLETAPSTGSRVKPKSDDVDLPADLVWTDLSVDQRWHYRNVEWNTERSLRRRSRLRSWLNQVKRGCSQCEVDTPACLDFHHTDETTKVMAVGRMVTFGYGKDALRDEVEKCIVLCANCHRKEHYELPQREPRRWIHDRKRDIGGCERCRESDLACLDFHHRNDEKESTIARLVSDDRAKERIRTEIERCSVLCANCHRMEHTDPPS
- a CDS encoding NADH:flavin oxidoreductase translates to MATLENPIEIGGVRIPNRLYRAPLLECAGNGPDAVDTLIDDLEPAAESGVGLICQGATIVHGDGGCAAPGMTRVHDPEFVSRLSRLTHRIHDHGSRIFVQLEHGGLRSMETWHAEYRREHPDLHQLAVSRPPWQLRLFDRLGFLSYDPHVLSTDEVYDLAADFGRAAASAVDAGYDGIHLSGANMGIVQQFLSPFYNRRDDEFGGSPEARLEFLAVVHDEIRDRAGDVPLMTKVPAETPAPPRPVVRRKLSLEDGVEIARRLEKIGYDAVVPVQTSVVWDMSIVRGEYPDRAWSNEQLREAYDAAFGGATRRRLVALGNWLESLQYDFEPAWNADFCRRVRERVSIPVLAEGGIRERARMDRLLGDSSDDTGDTDREPACDMVGMARPFYAEPRLGARLLEDESATEGDARTSEDRRVLCESCNNCTVPQVTGAPGICRTPDVLRKRGDLEREGAYERAESK
- the cgi121 gene encoding KEOPS complex subunit Cgi121, translating into MELLECSLSIDDLDAFVADLGEIGERHGVTVQAFDARYVADRAHLERAVELADRAVARGENVARDRAVEILLYAAGRRQIDRALEMGVDEGENRAVILVDGGGSTGNEGGRDGGDAEADETAALEDLADLEAVVATGPTLAEADEETLCSYFEITDAERGATDASLSALVRERVALLEVEK
- a CDS encoding rhodanese-like domain-containing protein, which translates into the protein MNRRQFLVTGAAATAASVAGCLSGGGESGDNDGYGPEPESVPEERSIDTSAYRTKVFDGTEVPLAPIADVFYWYQRREARVADARGSNQYENAHIVGAPLSPAPDGGSDDPIAEWSTDDRIVTYCGCPHHLSGLRAASLIDNGYEEVYALDDGFQAWIDRGYPLAGSEVSEDRATYRIRGQSDVAYAGEMVMLEQVDVDRREAAPIADDGSYTLQLHYAGSTDSRFRVEAPDYTVEKTLEELTTTTVTA